One window from the genome of Haloprofundus halobius encodes:
- a CDS encoding translation initiation factor IF-2 subunit beta, translating to MNYESSLNRAMDATDSRATEDKRLRFPDPVGETDGAFTRLTNLGDIAEALSRDPEHLHSAIQRQFATNGQFDGQRARYNGSFSVADFDTAIREYADEFVICSECGLPDTVLRTEDGVEMLRCEACGAFRPVQKRTSSASRNTPTLEEGKTYEFEITGTGRKGDGVAEVGKYTVFVSGAQEGQTVKASVYNISGSLAFARPV from the coding sequence ATGAACTACGAATCATCTCTCAACCGAGCGATGGACGCGACGGACTCGCGAGCGACCGAGGACAAACGGCTCCGGTTCCCCGACCCCGTGGGTGAGACCGACGGCGCGTTCACGCGCCTGACGAACCTCGGCGACATCGCCGAAGCGCTCTCGCGCGACCCCGAACACCTCCACAGCGCGATTCAGCGCCAGTTCGCGACGAACGGCCAGTTCGACGGCCAGCGCGCGCGCTACAACGGGTCGTTCAGCGTCGCCGACTTCGACACGGCCATCCGCGAGTACGCCGACGAGTTCGTCATCTGCTCGGAGTGCGGCCTCCCCGACACCGTCCTCCGAACCGAAGACGGCGTCGAGATGCTGCGCTGTGAGGCCTGCGGCGCGTTCCGCCCGGTCCAGAAGCGGACGTCCTCGGCCTCGCGCAACACCCCGACGCTCGAGGAGGGGAAGACGTACGAGTTCGAGATCACCGGGACCGGACGAAAGGGCGACGGCGTCGCCGAAGTCGGCAAGTACACCGTCTTCGTCTCCGGCGCACAGGAGGGCCAGACGGTGAAGGCCTCCGTCTACAACATCAGCGGGTCGCTCGCGTTCGCCCGCCCCGTCTAA
- a CDS encoding DICT sensory domain-containing protein, with the protein MTLGQFISAVAAERKQLVVYAVDDAEVPIEQFETRNVSVERRSLSDDGLPGFVVIRDDDGFAGALSLEEFRHLVTPPIRRPWSDDIETSYRALFEVLDNTLFTSFDKRQMVAASREIEERAWRVGHGTLRCGFQSSDALRKQRPVYSRLVGETDLDLHVYLADDQEEWPVDGVTHHVESSEEIGRTWFVVFDGSTYTSAACAIVAEEVEDGQFRGFWTYDEERVDEMLSYLTSTYG; encoded by the coding sequence ATGACACTCGGACAGTTCATCTCTGCGGTGGCGGCGGAGCGAAAACAGCTCGTCGTGTACGCGGTCGACGACGCCGAGGTCCCGATAGAACAGTTCGAGACGCGGAACGTCTCCGTCGAGCGGCGCTCGCTTTCAGACGACGGACTCCCCGGCTTCGTCGTCATCCGCGACGACGACGGGTTCGCGGGGGCGTTGAGTCTCGAGGAGTTCCGGCACCTCGTGACGCCGCCGATTCGGCGTCCGTGGTCCGACGATATCGAGACGAGCTACCGCGCGCTGTTCGAGGTTCTCGACAACACGCTTTTCACGTCGTTCGATAAGCGGCAGATGGTCGCGGCGTCGCGCGAAATCGAGGAACGCGCGTGGCGCGTCGGTCACGGAACGCTCAGATGCGGGTTCCAGTCGTCCGACGCGCTTCGGAAACAGCGGCCGGTCTACTCGCGATTAGTCGGCGAGACCGACCTCGACCTCCACGTCTATCTCGCCGACGATCAGGAGGAGTGGCCGGTCGACGGCGTCACCCACCACGTCGAGTCGAGCGAGGAGATCGGGCGGACGTGGTTCGTCGTCTTCGACGGAAGCACCTACACGAGTGCCGCGTGCGCGATCGTCGCCGAGGAGGTCGAGGACGGCCAGTTCCGCGGCTTCTGGACCTACGACGAGGAACGCGTCGACGAGATGCTGTCGTATCTCACGTCGACGTACGGCTGA
- a CDS encoding flippase, which translates to MVSIERDGAALFVARITVRLVGFLSVIYFARALGAAALGIYFTFRSVVSVLTLLSYLGLPDATVKRISQAETDDQRAPYLTAALLVAAGTFSVVTAVVVLFGDRLVNYIELGMAVPLVLLLVGLGTCRGILFGALRGEDQISVTAGLETLGTLSRVALSVLFLQMGYGLMGLIYGSAISMVVTAALSFYFVDAGFAIPTPRAVRRLIDFARYTIGMNISHLTYTWADTMVLAFFVSKASVGIYETSWRLTGISLIGAQAIGLTLVPAVTRWHEDGNLAGIERTFATAIGYAIALVLPAVIGVAVLGEELLSVLYGFETGVTVLFVLMVGQLAQAVKYITENVLLGIDRPKEVFRTNVLSVLANVGLNFLLVPSMGMYGAAVATLATASVAVGAQLWYLRQDLSLSVEWRWVAWQVFVALAMGGAITLLEQREFVPQNTVVGVVALVGVGVVIYGCGMLAQRDVRERLRAVLS; encoded by the coding sequence GTGGTCTCCATTGAGCGCGACGGTGCCGCTCTCTTTGTCGCACGAATCACCGTCCGTCTCGTCGGGTTCTTGAGTGTCATCTACTTCGCTCGGGCGCTCGGTGCGGCGGCGCTCGGGATCTACTTCACCTTCCGGTCGGTCGTCTCGGTTCTCACCTTGCTGTCGTATCTCGGACTCCCGGATGCGACGGTCAAGCGGATCAGTCAGGCAGAGACCGACGACCAACGCGCCCCGTATCTCACGGCCGCGCTGCTCGTCGCCGCCGGAACGTTCTCCGTCGTCACCGCGGTCGTCGTCCTCTTCGGCGACCGGTTGGTGAACTACATCGAACTCGGAATGGCCGTGCCGCTCGTGCTCCTCCTCGTCGGACTCGGCACCTGTCGCGGGATTCTGTTCGGCGCGCTCCGCGGCGAGGACCAGATTTCGGTCACCGCCGGACTCGAGACGCTCGGGACACTCTCGCGGGTCGCGCTATCGGTGCTGTTTCTCCAGATGGGGTACGGACTCATGGGTCTCATCTACGGCTCCGCCATCTCGATGGTGGTGACCGCCGCGCTCTCGTTTTACTTCGTCGACGCCGGGTTCGCGATTCCGACACCGAGGGCGGTCCGTCGACTCATCGACTTCGCCCGCTACACTATCGGGATGAACATCAGTCACCTCACCTACACGTGGGCGGATACGATGGTTCTCGCCTTCTTCGTCTCGAAAGCGTCGGTCGGTATCTACGAGACCTCGTGGCGGCTGACGGGGATCTCGCTCATCGGCGCGCAGGCTATCGGTCTGACCCTCGTCCCCGCGGTGACGCGGTGGCACGAGGACGGGAACCTCGCCGGTATCGAACGCACGTTCGCGACGGCTATCGGGTACGCCATCGCGCTCGTGCTCCCGGCGGTCATCGGCGTCGCGGTCCTCGGTGAGGAACTGCTGTCGGTGTTGTACGGCTTCGAGACCGGCGTGACCGTCCTCTTCGTGCTCATGGTCGGCCAGTTGGCGCAGGCGGTAAAGTACATCACCGAGAACGTTCTGCTCGGTATCGACCGCCCGAAGGAGGTGTTCCGGACGAACGTTCTTTCGGTGTTGGCGAACGTTGGACTCAACTTCCTGCTCGTCCCCTCGATGGGGATGTACGGGGCTGCGGTCGCGACGCTGGCGACGGCCTCCGTCGCCGTCGGCGCGCAACTGTGGTATCTGCGACAGGACCTGTCGCTGAGCGTCGAGTGGCGGTGGGTCGCGTGGCAGGTGTTCGTCGCGCTGGCGATGGGCGGAGCCATCACCCTGCTCGAACAGCGCGAGTTCGTCCCGCAGAACACCGTCGTCGGCGTGGTCGCGCTGGTCGGCGTCGGCGTCGTCATCTACGGTTGCGGGATGCTGGCCCAGCGCGACGTGCGAGAGCGACTCCGGGCGGTGCTCTCGTAA
- a CDS encoding deoxyhypusine synthase — translation MSEDGSDDGHDGEGGHDGHAEYHPPHREEFDHDPVGHTDVRSGMTVSELVDEYGKAGIGAAAVHEAVDVYAEMLADDNCTVFLSLAGAMVPTGMRKVVSDLVRDGHVDALVTTGANLTHDSIEAIGGKHHHGAEHAEGKTPREHDETLRDEEVDRIYNVYLPQEHFALFESHLRAEVFPPLEEEGSVGIERLCRELGRANSEVNEREGVEEDAGVAAAAYESDVPIYCPAVQDSVFGLQAWMYSQTSEFTLDALKDMTPLTDLAYHADRAGCLLVGGGVPKNFTLQTMLVTPGAYDYAVQITMDPASTGGLSGATLDEARSWGKLTKEARNVTVQGDATVFLPLLVAAARERIEN, via the coding sequence ATGAGCGAGGACGGAAGCGACGACGGTCACGACGGTGAAGGAGGCCACGACGGCCACGCGGAGTACCACCCACCGCACAGAGAGGAGTTCGACCACGACCCGGTCGGCCACACCGACGTCCGCAGCGGGATGACCGTCTCGGAACTCGTCGACGAGTACGGGAAGGCGGGCATCGGCGCGGCCGCAGTCCACGAGGCGGTCGACGTGTACGCCGAGATGTTGGCGGACGACAACTGCACGGTGTTCCTCTCGCTTGCGGGCGCGATGGTGCCGACCGGGATGCGGAAAGTCGTCTCCGACCTCGTCCGCGACGGCCACGTCGACGCGCTGGTGACGACCGGCGCGAACCTCACCCACGACTCCATCGAAGCCATCGGCGGGAAACACCACCACGGGGCCGAACACGCCGAGGGGAAGACGCCGCGCGAACACGACGAGACGCTACGCGACGAGGAGGTCGACCGCATCTACAACGTCTATCTCCCGCAGGAACATTTCGCGTTGTTCGAGTCGCACCTCCGTGCCGAGGTGTTCCCACCGCTGGAGGAGGAGGGGTCGGTCGGTATCGAGCGCCTCTGCCGGGAACTCGGCCGCGCAAATAGTGAGGTAAACGAGCGCGAGGGCGTCGAAGAGGACGCGGGCGTCGCCGCCGCGGCGTACGAGTCCGACGTGCCCATCTACTGCCCCGCCGTGCAGGACTCGGTGTTCGGGCTCCAGGCGTGGATGTACTCGCAGACCTCCGAGTTCACGCTCGACGCGTTGAAGGATATGACGCCGCTGACGGACCTCGCCTACCACGCCGACAGGGCGGGCTGTCTGCTCGTCGGCGGCGGCGTCCCGAAGAACTTCACGCTGCAGACGATGCTCGTCACCCCCGGCGCGTACGACTACGCGGTTCAGATCACGATGGACCCCGCCTCGACGGGCGGGCTCTCGGGGGCGACGCTCGACGAGGCGCGCTCGTGGGGCAAGCTGACGAAGGAAGCGCGGAACGTCACCGTGCAGGGCGACGCGACGGTGTTTCTGCCACTTCTCGTCGCGGCGGCCAGAGAGCGAATCGAAAACTGA
- a CDS encoding Kelch repeat-containing protein codes for MRENDDQVDERDGATAASEPQQSSGGRSRRRVLAILATGAVGAGLGVAALDGMGDESEPSGTTETTSETEANTSSETEADTSSETEGTEPQTSAVATTSGLTETGSSTGTDAPADGSSGSSDTDSSSGSSNTDSSSGAGETPGTDTQTETGTATGTATASETEGPAETTTSPGTETPGESETATETATPTETGPESQWRSETSLPQAQSDAGGGVVDGELLYFGGFDSGVETVAVSRTFSYEPAASGGDGTWSRVEDMPKAVWGPCGVAVDDRVYSFGGVLTPDEGENEPTDEIFVYEPGSGWRDLTAETGVRCPYPNWGMGGVYDPESGLVYCVTGGTGDTEAETATNHGTGGTTHWAFDDHRLWAFDSEAEEVVDRGLAPIPEAKRWPAVARVEVDGRTKIHAVGGVKSTAGSTDTNFRYDPVDNEWEEVTPTPIPGHYATTDDPVIDNQLYLSHGLFREGGESPSIDSFRSFCHRYDPEADEFDTSLPDDDTPRVGCVDGVIDGRLYVTGGHVKRYDQEGYHDCTPVASSFEP; via the coding sequence GTGAGAGAGAACGACGACCAGGTCGACGAACGCGACGGAGCGACAGCGGCAAGTGAGCCCCAGCAGTCCTCGGGGGGCCGCTCTCGACGCCGGGTGCTAGCAATCCTCGCCACGGGGGCCGTCGGGGCCGGACTCGGGGTCGCGGCGCTCGACGGGATGGGCGACGAGTCCGAACCGTCCGGAACGACGGAGACGACCTCGGAGACCGAGGCGAACACCTCGTCGGAGACGGAGGCGGACACCTCATCGGAGACAGAGGGGACCGAACCGCAGACGTCCGCGGTCGCGACGACGTCCGGGTTGACCGAGACGGGGTCGTCGACGGGAACGGACGCGCCCGCCGACGGCTCCTCGGGTTCGTCGGACACCGACAGCTCTTCGGGTTCGTCGAACACCGACAGCTCTTCGGGTGCGGGCGAAACGCCGGGGACCGACACCCAGACCGAGACCGGAACCGCCACGGGGACGGCGACCGCCTCCGAGACCGAAGGTCCGGCGGAGACGACGACATCTCCCGGAACGGAGACGCCCGGCGAATCCGAGACCGCCACGGAGACGGCGACACCAACCGAGACGGGGCCGGAGTCGCAGTGGCGAAGCGAGACCTCGCTCCCGCAAGCACAGAGCGACGCGGGCGGTGGCGTCGTCGACGGCGAACTGCTCTACTTCGGCGGCTTCGACTCCGGTGTCGAGACGGTCGCGGTGAGTCGGACGTTCAGCTACGAACCGGCGGCGTCGGGCGGCGACGGCACGTGGAGCCGCGTCGAGGACATGCCGAAAGCCGTGTGGGGGCCCTGCGGTGTCGCCGTCGACGACCGGGTGTACAGTTTCGGCGGCGTGCTCACTCCCGACGAAGGTGAGAACGAGCCGACCGACGAGATATTCGTCTACGAACCCGGTTCGGGGTGGCGCGACCTCACCGCCGAGACGGGGGTCCGCTGTCCGTACCCGAACTGGGGAATGGGCGGGGTGTACGACCCCGAGAGCGGCCTCGTCTACTGCGTCACCGGCGGAACCGGCGACACGGAGGCGGAGACGGCGACGAACCACGGTACCGGCGGGACGACCCACTGGGCGTTCGACGACCACCGACTCTGGGCGTTCGACTCCGAGGCCGAAGAAGTGGTCGACCGGGGGCTCGCGCCGATACCGGAGGCGAAACGCTGGCCCGCCGTCGCGCGCGTCGAAGTGGACGGTCGAACGAAGATTCACGCGGTCGGCGGCGTCAAGAGCACCGCGGGGTCGACGGACACGAACTTCCGGTACGACCCCGTCGACAACGAGTGGGAAGAAGTAACGCCGACGCCGATACCCGGCCACTACGCCACCACCGACGACCCCGTCATCGACAACCAGTTGTACCTCTCGCACGGCCTGTTCCGCGAGGGTGGCGAATCGCCGTCTATCGACTCGTTCCGGTCGTTCTGCCACCGCTACGACCCCGAAGCCGACGAGTTCGACACCTCGCTACCGGACGACGACACGCCGCGCGTCGGGTGCGTCGACGGCGTCATCGACGGCCGCCTCTACGTCACCGGCGGCCACGTCAAACGCTACGACCAGGAGGGGTACCACGACTGCACGCCCGTCGCCTCGTCGTTCGAGCCCTGA
- a CDS encoding fructosamine kinase family protein, producing MDPALGDRLTAAIDAEPVELRELDGGMIGAVYRVDLDDGRTVVAKVGETPLDVEAFMLRYLADESDLPVPAVLYADPDLLVLSYVDGESSFSSAAERDAADHLCRLHDVSADAFGFPRDTLTGPVRQPNPWTDSWAEFFGEYRLRHVADLAVDDGSLSASLCERVDAVAADLDSLLTEPDSPSLIHGDVWTTNLLARDDEIRAFLDPACYYAHPEVELAYVDWTDTFGDAFFTRYRESRVVESGFFEHRRFVYRLYPLLVHVYLFDGRYPDALAKTLARLGY from the coding sequence ATGGACCCGGCGCTCGGCGACCGACTGACCGCCGCGATCGACGCAGAACCGGTCGAACTGAGGGAACTCGACGGTGGGATGATCGGGGCGGTGTACCGTGTCGACCTCGACGACGGCCGAACGGTCGTCGCGAAAGTCGGCGAGACGCCCCTCGACGTGGAGGCGTTCATGCTCCGCTATCTCGCCGACGAGAGCGACCTTCCTGTTCCGGCGGTCCTGTACGCGGACCCCGACTTGCTCGTCCTCTCGTACGTCGACGGTGAGTCGAGTTTCTCGTCGGCGGCCGAACGCGACGCCGCGGACCACCTCTGTCGACTCCACGACGTGAGCGCAGACGCGTTCGGATTCCCGCGAGACACGCTCACCGGTCCGGTCCGCCAACCGAACCCGTGGACCGACTCGTGGGCCGAGTTCTTCGGCGAGTATCGGCTTCGACACGTCGCCGACCTCGCCGTCGACGACGGGTCGCTCTCGGCGTCGCTTTGCGAGCGTGTCGACGCCGTTGCGGCGGACCTCGATTCGTTGCTCACCGAACCCGACTCCCCATCACTGATTCACGGCGACGTGTGGACGACGAACCTCCTCGCCCGCGACGACGAGATTCGGGCGTTTCTCGACCCCGCGTGTTACTACGCGCACCCGGAGGTCGAACTGGCGTACGTCGACTGGACGGACACCTTCGGCGACGCATTTTTCACTCGGTATCGGGAGTCCCGCGTCGTCGAATCCGGCTTCTTCGAGCACCGACGCTTCGTTTACCGGCTCTACCCGCTGCTGGTTCACGTGTACCTGTTCGACGGGCGGTATCCGGACGCGTTGGCGAAGACGCTGGCGCGGCTCGGGTACTGA
- the speB gene encoding agmatinase translates to MFPGATAERSDANFVIVGAPLDISTSFQPGARFGPDRIRKYAETFDDFDRRTDQFFSDLSVHDAGDLHAWSDAAEYVEFLSGELGDAVRDDAVPITLGGEHTVTAAGVRAVDPDVFVCLDAHLDLRSDYAGDEWSHACVTRRVLDTADEAIVLGARTGSPEEWERADEDDVTVVAPEDVADWDPEFDADSSVYLSVDIDGADPGFAPGTGTMEPFGLTPREMRDVVRAVAPAADGFDVVEVNDRDDGQAASLAGKLLKEFVCERAASNE, encoded by the coding sequence ATGTTCCCCGGGGCGACAGCCGAACGCAGTGACGCGAACTTCGTCATCGTCGGTGCGCCCCTGGACATCTCCACGAGTTTTCAGCCAGGGGCCCGTTTCGGTCCCGACCGGATTCGGAAGTACGCCGAAACGTTCGACGACTTCGACCGTCGAACCGACCAGTTCTTTTCGGACCTCTCAGTTCACGACGCGGGCGACCTCCACGCCTGGAGCGACGCCGCCGAGTACGTCGAGTTTCTGAGCGGCGAACTCGGCGACGCCGTCCGCGACGACGCTGTCCCCATCACCCTCGGTGGCGAACACACCGTCACGGCCGCGGGCGTCCGCGCCGTCGACCCCGACGTGTTCGTCTGTCTCGACGCCCACCTCGACCTCCGGAGCGACTACGCCGGCGACGAGTGGAGTCACGCCTGCGTCACGAGGCGCGTCCTCGACACCGCCGACGAGGCGATTGTCCTCGGCGCGCGTACCGGTTCCCCCGAGGAGTGGGAACGCGCCGACGAGGACGACGTGACCGTCGTCGCACCCGAAGACGTCGCCGACTGGGACCCCGAGTTCGACGCCGATTCGTCCGTCTACCTCAGCGTCGACATCGACGGCGCGGACCCCGGGTTCGCGCCCGGAACGGGAACGATGGAGCCGTTCGGCCTCACGCCGCGCGAGATGCGCGACGTCGTTCGGGCCGTCGCGCCCGCCGCCGATGGGTTCGACGTCGTCGAAGTGAACGACCGCGACGACGGCCAGGCCGCGTCGCTCGCCGGGAAACTCCTCAAGGAGTTCGTCTGCGAGCGCGCGGCGTCGAACGAGTAG
- a CDS encoding DUF7344 domain-containing protein, with protein MGRVENNHENADVALVSEATAVDDEMFTVLADEHRRFALYALLQFRRLTLEELADIVAGWTNVDSWRGVTREERDAVLLRLRHAHVPKLEEAGYVEYDEDAGELSLAALPASLYDLATYARRHEKASVGQRGRLGPTTKDGDTAENGAEDATGDGKDGAT; from the coding sequence GTGGGTAGAGTCGAGAACAATCACGAAAACGCGGACGTCGCACTCGTCTCGGAAGCGACGGCTGTCGACGACGAGATGTTCACTGTCCTCGCGGACGAGCACCGACGGTTCGCCCTGTACGCACTCCTGCAGTTCCGGCGGTTGACGCTGGAAGAGCTGGCCGACATCGTCGCCGGGTGGACCAACGTAGACAGTTGGCGAGGGGTTACACGCGAGGAGCGGGACGCCGTCCTCTTGAGGTTGCGTCACGCACACGTCCCGAAACTCGAGGAGGCGGGGTACGTCGAGTACGACGAGGACGCCGGCGAGTTGTCGCTCGCCGCGCTCCCGGCGTCGCTGTACGACCTCGCAACGTACGCCCGGCGGCACGAGAAAGCGAGCGTCGGCCAACGAGGGCGGCTTGGTCCGACGACGAAAGACGGCGATACCGCGGAAAACGGTGCGGAGGACGCCACAGGCGACGGGAAGGACGGGGCGACGTAA
- a CDS encoding translation initiation factor IF-5A produces the protein MAKQQKQVRELQEGSYVMMDSAPCKINHYSTAKPGKHGSAKARVEGRGVFDGKKRSLSQPVDAKVWVPIIDRKQGQVVSVTGDDAQVMDLDTYETFTMRIPDGEDFSPESEIEYLEYEGNRKVV, from the coding sequence ATGGCGAAACAGCAGAAGCAGGTTCGCGAACTGCAGGAAGGCAGCTACGTCATGATGGACAGCGCCCCCTGTAAAATCAATCACTACAGCACCGCCAAACCCGGCAAGCACGGCAGTGCGAAAGCCCGCGTCGAGGGTCGCGGCGTCTTCGACGGCAAGAAGCGCAGCCTCAGTCAGCCTGTCGACGCGAAGGTGTGGGTCCCGATCATCGACCGGAAACAGGGACAGGTCGTCTCTGTCACCGGCGACGACGCGCAGGTGATGGACCTCGACACCTACGAGACGTTCACGATGCGCATCCCCGACGGCGAGGATTTCTCCCCCGAGAGCGAAATCGAGTACTTGGAGTACGAAGGCAACCGAAAGGTCGTGTGA
- a CDS encoding nucleoside hydrolase, producing the protein MARRLIVDTDTAGDDTQAILMAALADSLELEALTIVAGNVEFDYEVENAKYTLGLADAADEVPVYEGARRPLVKEFEHVDHVHGDGGLGGELYPDTGIPSADGHAVDRIVETARDAPGEVSLACIGPLTNIALAIRREPDLNDLLDEVWVMGGAANTLGNDTPAAEFNFWVDPDAAKIVMDELDVNLVDWGLTIRQGTFEADELEPFEEADSPYADFFTAITSHAREFSEERLGVDATTQPDSLAVACLLNPDLVTEAGTYFVDVDEREGMTRGYSLVDELGITGGEPRTRVVESVDEAAFKRMFSDMLLHGDPERSL; encoded by the coding sequence ATGGCACGCCGACTCATCGTCGACACGGACACCGCGGGCGACGACACGCAGGCCATCCTGATGGCCGCGCTGGCCGACTCTCTCGAACTGGAGGCGCTTACTATCGTCGCCGGAAACGTCGAGTTCGACTACGAAGTCGAGAACGCGAAGTACACGCTCGGCCTCGCGGACGCGGCCGACGAAGTGCCAGTGTACGAGGGCGCGCGTCGCCCGCTGGTCAAGGAGTTCGAGCACGTAGACCACGTCCACGGCGACGGCGGGTTGGGCGGCGAACTCTACCCCGACACCGGAATCCCCTCCGCCGACGGCCACGCCGTCGACAGAATCGTCGAGACGGCCCGCGACGCTCCCGGCGAGGTGAGTCTCGCCTGCATCGGCCCGCTGACCAATATCGCGCTGGCGATCCGCCGCGAACCCGACCTGAACGACTTGCTCGACGAGGTGTGGGTGATGGGCGGTGCGGCGAACACGCTCGGCAACGACACGCCCGCCGCGGAGTTCAACTTCTGGGTCGACCCGGACGCCGCGAAAATCGTGATGGACGAACTCGACGTGAATCTCGTCGACTGGGGGCTGACGATTCGACAGGGGACGTTCGAGGCCGACGAACTGGAACCGTTCGAGGAGGCCGACAGCCCGTACGCGGACTTTTTCACGGCCATCACGAGCCACGCCCGCGAGTTCTCGGAAGAGCGCCTCGGCGTCGACGCGACGACGCAACCGGACTCGTTGGCGGTCGCCTGTCTCCTGAATCCGGACCTCGTGACCGAGGCGGGAACGTACTTCGTCGACGTCGACGAGCGAGAGGGGATGACCCGCGGCTACAGTCTCGTCGACGAACTCGGCATCACCGGCGGCGAACCGCGAACGCGCGTCGTCGAGTCCGTCGACGAAGCGGCGTTCAAGCGGATGTTCTCGGATATGCTGCTGCACGGTGACCCGGAGCGGTCGCTGTGA
- a CDS encoding Nif3-like dinuclear metal center hexameric protein codes for MRLSTLTDRLDETLRTDAYADIDASANGLQVGPEEAEITRAAVAVDAAVATVDAAADADADLLVTHHGLSWGGIERVTGTQYRRIAPLVENDVALYVSHLPLDGHQELGNAAGVADLLGLVDREPFGTLGSEHVGQRGRASESLDATELATTLDAELDTGGRGVQVLEFGPDEIEDVAIVTGSGVDWLDEAIDAGVDALVTGEGKQKAYHEAREAGIHVFLAGHYATETFGVRALASRLDDWGVETTFVDHPTGL; via the coding sequence ATGCGCCTGTCGACGCTGACGGACCGATTGGACGAGACGCTGCGAACCGACGCCTACGCGGACATCGACGCGAGCGCGAACGGCCTCCAAGTCGGCCCCGAGGAGGCCGAGATAACTCGGGCCGCCGTCGCCGTCGACGCCGCCGTCGCAACTGTCGACGCCGCGGCGGACGCGGACGCCGACCTCCTCGTCACCCACCACGGCCTCTCGTGGGGCGGAATCGAGCGCGTGACCGGCACGCAGTACCGACGAATCGCACCGCTCGTCGAGAACGACGTGGCGCTGTACGTCTCACACCTGCCGCTCGACGGCCACCAGGAACTCGGCAACGCCGCCGGCGTCGCCGACCTGCTCGGTCTCGTCGACCGCGAACCGTTCGGGACGCTCGGCTCGGAACACGTCGGGCAGCGGGGCCGCGCGAGCGAGTCGCTCGACGCGACGGAGCTGGCGACGACGCTCGACGCCGAACTCGACACGGGCGGCCGCGGCGTCCAGGTGCTCGAGTTCGGCCCCGACGAGATCGAAGACGTCGCCATCGTCACCGGGAGCGGGGTCGACTGGCTGGACGAGGCCATCGACGCCGGCGTCGACGCGCTGGTGACGGGTGAGGGTAAGCAGAAGGCGTACCACGAGGCGCGCGAGGCCGGGATACACGTCTTTCTGGCCGGTCACTACGCGACCGAGACGTTCGGCGTCCGTGCGCTCGCGTCGCGACTCGACGACTGGGGCGTCGAGACGACGTTCGTCGACCACCCGACGGGGCTGTGA